The Mangifera indica cultivar Alphonso chromosome 12, CATAS_Mindica_2.1, whole genome shotgun sequence DNA window tagaaagataaaaaaatagaaaaacaattaaaagaaaaatagcaaaaataaaaaaaaaacggaattgaaattcaaattttatatggtaaaataccctagaatgttaacaatcgaaaaatcgtttagaaatctgaaaatacgagtcaatctATCCtaaaaaggcaaaataaaaaaaacagaactcaaattcaaattctatatggtgaaataccctagaacatcaacaataaaaaaatcattcaaaaatatgaaaatacgagtcgatctattctaaaaatgtgaaaattaaaaaaatgaaactgaagttCAAACtctatatgttaaaataccttaaaatgttaacaatcaaacaatcattcagaaatctgaaaaatacgaatcgatatatcctaaaatggtaaaaattgaaaaaacgaaactgaaattcaaactttatatgttgaaataccctagaatgtcaacaatcgaaaaatcattagaaaatttgaaaaatatgagttgatttatcctaaaacggcaaaaataaaaaaaatgaaacttaaattcgaattctttAAGTTGAAATACAATATAGTGCCaccaatcgaaaaatcattcaaaaatctaaaaaatacgagtcaaatattataaaacgacgaaattcaaaaaaccaaaattgaaattcgaaaatatgaattgatatatcctataaatgaaaaaatcgaaatatcgAACTAAAATTtcgtcattacatcgtaaaatatgcccaaaaaatataaaaataaaaaaaccgaatatcaaattcgaaaactacatattgaaaaacctaaaacagaaaaaatagatataaaatttgaaaactacacgttgagaaaccctagatatgaaaaatatcaatttaccccctcaaaATATTTCTACTACaataggtccaatatttatcctttGCCCTTTtagcaattttctaatctcttagtGCCCCtgtagtttcaaaaaagtaaatttccccccaacccatgGTTTTCACAACATTAGCCCACTGTCTCATGGCAAATTTCACAAACACCCCCTGTTGGCTAACCGCTCTCCCCCagctccctaatgttttgaaaaagcTACTTCACCCCCTAACGCACGGTCAATCTCTCCTGGCTGTGGGAGAATTCGTCCTGACCATGCGATACACTGTTCCTATGGACAGGAGCGCTGGCTGTTCTAATCTCTTTTCCGACACACAAATCGTCATTTCTATGttcaatttcaatacaaatcaaatgtaaatatcctataacacaaaactcttaaagaaattcaaccaaaacaaccaaaaattaaaacattttatgcattgttcaaaatcgaaaccctagaatttcaaactgcaaaatctccctcaaatctcaataatcttaataataaattcattcaaacgATAGTAGGgaagatgtactaaccttctttgtcattttcaattgttgGAAAACACGAAAATTGACGAAAATCGCTTCCCCCATGGAACAACCGTGGGAGACgcaaaaattttagaatttacaCAGTGAAACCGTGGGAAAATTAAGCGGAAAATAAGTCAaatccttggtttatatatagagACAGTTTGATCATTTCATAAAAagagtatttttgcttaaacctaattgtttttgataatttcacttagacccccttaattttggccatttaatataatttccctataataaaagaaattgaaaaagaattaaagttaaattattttaggaAAAGAGTCGATTCTTGCGTCCTGTAAGTATGTTAAACTGCTCCTCATAATTTGTTTGCTAAGAATAATCGCTAACCTTGAGCATCCAACTTAAATCTATCTTAAAATGATTACTCTAACCTCTGTTCTATTAAgatagattcaaatcgaattaaatttaaataaagattagttgaaacttaatttaaatttaagatactGAAATTAAGATTTAGCTTGAGATGACTTAAGTGGTGCATAATCATATCAAAAAAGACGacaaattatgaaaaagaagagaattatttaaaaaaagatttataaaaaataaaatataattattaaagaagaaaaagaatatttagaaaaaaaatctctgGTGAAGAATCATTGACACACTCGAGTCAAGTTttccaaactaaaaattttatttaagtttgacttgatgAAAGAAGATGAATTTGCTTTGGGCAAAGTGATcgaaattttcaaactaatgGGGAATTTGATACTTGGGAAAAATATCATAGTTGACATTAATGAAACCCTTAGACTTTGGCCAGTCCTAAAGAACCCCAAATTACTTTATCTCTCACATAAAAATCCATCTCTcatataaaccaaacaaaactcGAAGCACCCGTCAGCATAGAGCTTCCTGAAACTCTCTTCCAGATCCCATTCGAAACGCCACGTTTCATTCGTTACTTCACGACTCTTCATCAAGTATCACACCTCTGCGTCTGAACATCGGTAAGACAGAGAAGAAGCCACAAATTACCTGCCATTAGCAGACTAAAAAGGTGCGTTTCGCCCCTCTTTCCATGTTGATTTGTTGTTGCTTTATTGTAttgatttaattctttttattttttgcattattttttagagaaattaaagaacaagaagaatatGCATCCTCCTTTGACGTTGCATAGACACCCCATGTGTGCCGAAGTGAGTTTTATCGCCTTTAATTGATTCTATTTTGTGGGTTTTGGCGGTGCTTTTGATATTTGGTGTTTCTGCAAGCACTCACTTAGGAAGGATTGGTTAAAAGGGTGCATCTGAAAGTGTTTTTCTCAATTGCAAAAAGGGGTTTTTGGGTGTCTATTTTGTATTGTTTGGTTGGTATTAGACAGAAGcgcttttttatataaatcattttttcttcaaaatgcTTTTTTTGTAAGTACTTTGAAATTTGGTAGTCAGtttagcaatttcatttttttaattttaataaaaaggtgCTTCTATGTTGGGATTGTGTTACATTGCTTTGCATTTTTAAGGAAAGATGTAAAGGACTTTTAGTTTTAGAAGATAGGGTTATCCCAGAAGGTGAGAGATGCCAATGGAATAACAAGTGACTATTAAAAGGTGTAATGGACTGTAACTCGATAGTTGAAAgcagttttgtaatttttcacatttgtaaaatcttttttaacttttctaatataatgATTGATTGATTAGTGGACTAAATTTTGAAGTAGGCCACTTTGTGTTGGGTCgaaccaaataaaatatttgtctgGTTTTGATTTTATGCTTGCTCTTTATTCTTTGTTGGTTTTGGtgatgtttgtttttttaacagttttgtaatttttcacaTTTGCAAAAATTTTTGTAACTTATCTAATATAATGATTGATTGATTAGTTGACTGAATTTTGAAGTAGGCCACTTTGTGTTGTGTTgaaccaaataaaatatttgtctgGTTTTGGTTTTATGCTCGCTCTTTATTCTTTGTTGGTTTTGGTgatgtgtgtttttttttttaagttttgtaatttttcacatttgtaaaattttttgtaatttatctaatataatgaCCGACTGATTGGTGGACTGAATTTTGAAGTAGGCCACTTTGTGTTGggtcaaaccaaataaaatatttgtctgGTTTTGATTGTATGCTTGCTTTTTATTCTTTGTTGGTTTTGGTCATGCgtgttctttttttaaatccccaacattttgcttttatttgttCAAAAGTGTTTTCAATAGGAGTGCATTGTTTTTCCTTAAATAAAAAAGGCTTAATGTTTATTCACTCAAAGTGCTTTCTGTAGCAGCACCTTGAAATACATTTGGAAATTCTTTTGATAGTCCCCTTTTTTTGATAAGTAATTTTAACgattgatatgttatcatatgattggataatctaattgtttactttatctctaattcaaaattacctaGCACACAATAACACATCAGCCCATTAGCACCTGTTAGCCTATCTTTTAGAAAATGAAGTattacttttcttttgttttcttgtagAGTTTGGTTTGCAATAGAGAATGGTGCTTCCAGTTATTTGAAAGTGTTTTCTataaaaacactaaaaaaatgCATCAACTTGTTAGGAACCCAGCACTTATTcgatcaaaacacaaaatacataataactaaaatatttcattactaaaaacattacaagataaaccgaacaattcgaggagttcgggacctcccattttccagccattcgaggcgccggagacctcccatttttcggccattcgaggcgctggagacctccctaaatcagccaaaggtggccgccctcaaacccaaaccctaatatttttcttttcttcttttaaaactcaaacatatatttataaaagaaatgtgccattggattggggacaagtgtcccaatcctaacatttccctccccttcaaaatcatcttgtcctcaagatgagtttatgttttttttttttttctctttcagttGTTTCTTCCTATCCAAAGCAGCTTCCCGCCCACtgtttttacttaaaatttttttttttttacagctgtctcttttttcttttttaaatatatattttttttctctctcctctgcttctttacttttcttttcttctttccaacGCCCaattctcttccttttctcttcCCAATAAACCTACCCACTGCCTCcaccttttttctatttctttatttttttatttctctctcctttctctttccttcttctttccttctccttgtctttttcttttcttctttcttctccttcgttcttgtttcttcttccttctgtcctctgttttttttttttccacttccGTCGGCGTTTCATTTTCtcctgcttcttcttcttcttcttcttcttctattttcattttcctcttcttctcattTTGCGCTTTCGAGCTCATTTCTCCctgtgatgatttttcttcaagtcAACCTCCTCCATGAACATTTTCCGGAGACTCATCACTTTTCCGACCATCATCTATCTTCTCCGTTAGATCGAACGCGCTCTGATATCATTTGTTAGGAGCCCAACACTTATTcgatcaaaacacaaaatacataataactaaaatatttcattactaaaaacattacaagataaaccgaacaatttgaggagttcgggacctcccattttccggccattcgaggcgccggagacctcccattttccggccattcgaggcgccggagacctccctaaatcagccaaaggtggctgccctcaaacccaaaccttaatatttttcttttcttcttttaaaactcaaacatatatttataaaagaaatgcgccattggattggggacaagtgtcccaatcctaacacaACTAAAATGCTGCAAATGGGTTTAGAAAAGCACTTCTGATTGAAGTGTTTCCAAATGCAcacttaatataatttataagtataatataattctGGTCTTCATTGAATACAGATTATTGAGGAGTTTCAGAAGTGTCATATGGACCATCCTATTGGGAAATTCTTTGGTGATTGtacaaaactcaaaataaaGCTTGATCGATGTTTTCGACAAGAAGTGAGtcatttatattgatttgtatagCATATTTCTGTTTCTGTTTATGTTTTCATTGTTGAATTGAAATGCGTATATTTCTTTAAAACCTCGTGCTTATTCCACAGAAAGCAGTGAAGCGCAAGGCAAACTTTGAGCAAAGTAAGAAATTGAGAGAAAGGCTTCAAGGATTGAGGAAGGAAAATGCTGAAGCAGAAGCTTAATGTTGAATTTTAGTGCATATCAGGTCTCAGTTTATAATTACTGCTTTAGTAACTTAATAAATCTTCAAGGTTTTTCATGTAATGTGCTTCTTCAAGTCTCAATTTTTTGTAGTTTTAATTACCGGTCTAGGTCTTTCCTGGTCATATTGATTGGATTGATGGTTACCACAacactttttaaatatatgtatatttacaATATATCACAAATGAAACTTGTGGTTTGATTGTGTTGCACCAACCTTTGCAAATGTTAAGACTTGGTTTTAAGTCCCAACATTTgcaaaataatatgttaatggCAGAATGACCTTGAACTGTGATCAAGCCTGTCTAACCGGCCCGGTTTTCAAATAATTAGTTTTGATctcttttgaaaatattcatttaacGACCTATGATTCTAGAGTTTGTATTACAGTATATGTTCTAGAGTTTTTCTACAATTTTTCTCAGAAGAAATATACTAGCACATTGTGTGGTGTCATTGGCCTTCAtgttctaatttatttttcagaAGTGTTTTTGGTGGCCTCTTTAACGTTAAATTTGCAGTTTTATTTAGTAACAGGATTTCATCTCAAAATGATGAATGGCAAGTTCCAAGTATATTGAAACATGGTTTTTAGTTACGATACATGATATGTATTGTGTTATATGATAcagatgaaaaatgatataaatttgaaggcatattgaaaatttgtatgatttagtAAACGTATCGTATAATATGATTTGTAttgacctggccacggttcatgaaccgccggtTTCGGTTCAGAACCGCCGATTCACTGTTCGAAAACATAAGGACCCTGAatcgaaaccgtaacaggacggttcgtccacggtttggaaccgccggttccggttcatgacCCCAGTttggaaccgacggtttcggttcgaaaccgatattgaacagtcaattctaatacatgatcttgatttaatttttaaattattaattacaataattgaaaattaaaaaaaaggcttggacttaattacaataaataaaattaattatataaataaattatatgattaattataaaagataataaaaaaataataaataaaattaattatagaaataaattctataattaattatgaattgtataaaaaaaattgaaattgaaattgaaattaataaaaaattaagaaagaatttaattaaatttaagaaaatttgattgaattgaaagattgagagagtatttagagtttaaagaatgagaatgagagtttgaaggattgagtgagagagtggagagattgaaatttgagagaatgaaatttgaaggggtatatataggaaaaaacttttttgaaaaaaattaaaaatagggaaGGTGAATTTagattcagagaaattgcaggggaccgttgtcccctgcaattttcccttcaagccaatggttccctgcgcagggaaccattggcttttttaaaaaaattaaaaaaaaatcaaaacaaattaaaaaaaaattcaaatttttttggttcagcacagtaaaccgccggttcataaaccaaGTGTGAACTGGCGGTttcacggttccaatttatgtaaACCGAAACCAAACTGTAGAACCccggtttcggttccggttcattcCGGTTCCGGGTCTGCCGGTTCCGGTTTTAggcgggccggtttcggtccggttcacgggccaaaccggcctgTGGCCAGGTCTAGTATTGGTCTATAGTGCTAACCTATCACCTTTTTTCGAGGTGATGATTTGGTATGGTTGtatttgaaaaatgttaaaattttgagcatttttgatattttttaaaataataacgtgacaattaaaaatatgaatgcATTGATATCACATGACGTATAATTAGAAATTCtctaatatttcttattttgatagttaattctttaataattttattattattattattatgatttggtATAAATGTATCCATTATTAATGCATGAAGTATATTTAATATCTTAACCACCAATTTAAGGCATGAATCTCTATCAAGTCGAACAATATGACAACATTCCTACCTTATATATCCTCTTGAGCAGAATTGTTGTTGAAAATCTAGTTTCTCCAAAAGTAACGTTTTCATTTAAGGTATCCCCACCTCCTGTAAAATAGATATGTCAAATCCCTATTCTAATGTTGAGCCATAAGAACTCACAAAACAAGCATCAAATTCACTTTTTGTTGCATATCAAGTGTTGGTAGTGGCAGAGTCAAACAccaaaacatagaaaaaaaaatatatatttgttcaaATAATAGGGTAAGAATTTGTGAGTTCTCTAGTCTCCTCCGTCTGGTTAGTGGCCTTTCCAATGCCagccacccccccccccccccctaggGGACCTTTTTGGTCTCCAGTTTTCCCCtaatttttctccttttgtGGTTTGCTATCGTCAGTTCCTTTTCATCTATGTTGTGGTGTGTATGGTTGTGTCGTTTTTCCTTTCTATGTTGTTGGGGTGCCTAGTTGTTCTGCGTTTAGGTGGTGGTGTGTTTGACTTGCATTTTCTGTTTCTGTTTGTGTGTGGTGGCTTTGGGTTTCCTCAAACTGTTTCTGTTTGACTTGCAAGAAGATTGTAACAAAGTTGGAGTATTTCCCTACTCCTCCAAGGAAATCTCCAAAAAGAGCTTTTGTAGCTTTGTTGAAGGAAGTCATAGACCAAAGTGCTAAAAAGTGAGAGTTATGTGCGGTCGATTTCTTTCTTGGTAAGAGGATTCCTTTCCCTGCAGTGAAAAGATACGCTGACAAATGTGGGCAAGTTTAGGCCTTCAATAGATCACTACTAATGGAAGAGGAATGTTTATTCTCAAGTTCAAAAATGAGGAGGATCCCATGAGAGTTGTTGAGGAAGGAACCTGGGTTATGGGAGGTAAGCCTTTCTTTGTTCAAAGGTGGAAGAGGAATTTCGTAATGGAAACAGAGAATGTCAAGGTAGTGGCAGTTTGGgtgaaaatttatgatattccatTAGAATTTTGGAGTGCCAAAGGGCTAAGTTACTTGGTGAGTGGCCTTGGAAAGCCATTTTATTTGGACTCAGTGACAACGGATGGATTACGGTGGGAATTTGCGAGTGTGTATTGAAATGAAGGtggaagaaaattttccaaatttcactGACATGGAGTTGCCAGACGGAAGTAATATGAAATTGAAAGTTGAATACAGTTGGAGGCCATTGAAATGTAATAAATGTAAAAGCTAAGCCATGTTCAAGAAGAATGTAGAATGAGTGTTAAGAAGAAGTCTTGGAGCAGTGGCCTAAGTCCTAAAAGGGATCCTAGAAGCAGAGATAAAAGCAACGATAAAAAggcttttgttaaaaaaaaatttgcaaaaatgggGTGCTACCAATTCAGGATATTATTGGTAATGGAAATAAGAAGCTCCCATAACAATTTGCTCACCTTGTTGAGGAGGTAATGTTCAATGAGAAGGAATAGAGGATTGTGACAATTCTCGAGGCTCATGAGGCTAAATTAGCAGGAAAAGGAAAGGAGGTGATTAACATTAATAAGGAGGAAGttgagaagagaaaagaaaaagagttgttGATAAGTAAGGACAAAAATGGGAAACCGTTGGGCATTAAAATCAATGAAGGTGGGAAAGAAGAACAAGAGCCAGATTTATACGATGATGAAATGGAATCTCCTTTAGTTATGACATTCGGAAAATTACTAAAGGTAGATGAAAAAGATATAAATGTGGCCTCAAGTAGTAAGATGAGCAAATACAAAAGAAGAAACTTGCCAAGAGGAGGGAGTCCAATTCCATCAAACCTTCCAATGATTAATCATGTAGCTTGGAATATTAGGGGATTAAATTCCCCTCTAAAACAATAGGAAATAAAACTTGTTATACCTAGAATAAGATTGACTTGTGTGCTATTCTTGAGACCAAGGTGAAGAAGGAAAACATAAAGAAGATTagaagaaat harbors:
- the LOC123192492 gene encoding COX assembly mitochondrial protein 2 homolog, yielding MHPPLTLHRHPMCAEIIEEFQKCHMDHPIGKFFGDCTKLKIKLDRCFRQEKAVKRKANFEQSKKLRERLQGLRKENAEAEA